TTTCCCACCAATGCCATATATATTGTGCTGCGCATACTGCTGCGGTTGATGCGTGAGGAGAAACCAGGTTATGCGGCCCTTTTTATGGACGGCAAAGGTCCCACCTTCAGAAATGAAATATTTCAGGACTACAAGGCACAGCGTCCCAAAATGCCTGAAGATCTTAGTGTTCAGATTGAACCCCTTCTGGATGCTGTCGGATACCTGGGATTTAAGACATATGTTTCCAATGGAGTTGAAGCAGATGACCTTATTGCAGGACAGACGGAAACCTTGAAAAAGGACCATCCTGTGGTCATAGTGGCTTCAGACAAGGATCTCAGGCAACTGCTGGATGACCAGGTGGTTATGTGGGACCCGGGAGGTAAGAAGGAGGTCATTATGACTGTGTCTGATTTTAAAAAACAGACCGGTCTAACCCCTGATCAATGGCCGGACTATCAGGCTCTGGTGGGAGACAAGTCAGATAATATTCCCGGAGTTCCGGGCATTGGTCCCAAGTCGGCATCAGCCCTGCTTGCGGACTTCCCAAGTCTGGAAACCATCAGAGACGATTTTGAAAATATTCCAGCCAACTTCCAGAAAAAGCTCAAAGATCATCTGGAAAAAATATTTATATACCGGGAACTTACAAGGCTCAAAAAAGACTCACAGCCTGAGATAAAAGCTCATGAAATAAGGGTTCAACCGTTAGACAATGCGTCTTTAACTGCTTTTCTGGAAAAGTTTGAATTCAGAACCCTTTTAAGGGAAGCTGGCAGTCTTGCAGGCAGAAAAGTGGAAAAAAAGAGTTCCATGCTCGCTGAGGGACAGCCTTTTGTTACCAGAAAAAGTGGACTGCCAGACCTTAATTCAGTGCAGTGTGCGGGGATTGTTCCAGAAGGTAAATTGCTGCTGGTGGGCGTTGATTCCGAGGAATGGGAACTTAACTCCAGGGACCAGTCTGATTTTTCAGGAATCAAGAAATATGTTTTTTCCTTGAAAGAGCTGGCAAGAATTGATTCAGAGTGGCTTGAATCCCCTGTTTCAGAGTTCTTTGATATCTCTCTCGCAGCCTATCTTTTGAACACTGAGGCTAGAGAATATGATTACAAACATATTTACAGAGCATATTCACAGGAAATAAGCGTACATAAGGATAACAAGGCACAGGCGGCACTGCAGCTCGGGCTGCTGCTGCAAAAAAGAATTGCAGATGCAGATCTTCTGCCTTTGCTGGAAAAACTGGAAATGCCATTAATTCCTGTGCTCTTGAAGATGGAAAGGGCAGGGATTGGTATCGATCTTAAAGAGTTCTCGGAATTCCTTGAAATGGTGAAGGAGAAACTTGATAAACTGACAAGGGATATTTTTGCCCAGGCTGGAAAAATGTTCAATATAAGGTCAACCCAGCAGACTGCCACTGTGCTTTTTGAAGATCTTGCTCTTAAACCAAGACGCAAAACACCAGGCGGGGCATATTCCACATCCAATGTAGTGCTGGAGGCCATGAAGGGAGACCATCCCATTATCGAGCTTATTTTGCAGTACAGAACTTTTGAGAAACTTCGCTCCACATATCTTGAACCCCTGCCCGGCAAGGTGGGCAAAGACGGGCGTCTGCATACAACTTTTAATCAGTTAGCCACAGCTACCGGCAGGCTTTCCAGCAGTAATCCCAACCTGCAGAATATCCCCATTCGAGGTGAGTTTGGTCCTAAAACAAGATCATGTTTTGTAGCCAGGGCTGGACAAATGCTTGTTTCAGCTGACTACTCCCAGATAGAGTTGCGTATCCTGGCCCACATGTCTCAAGATCCCAATCTGCTGCAGTCCTTTGCCCGAAAAGAGGATATTCATACCCGTACTGCAGGTCTTTTGTTTGAAAAGGATATTGCCGATGTAAATTCAGATGAACGTCGTAAGGCCAAGACCATAAATTTTGGACTGCTTTACGGTATGGGGCCTCAAAAAATGAGTCGGGAACTTTTGATTTCACTGGATGAAGCCAAGAAATTTATCAAGATCTACTTCAGCAAGCTTGAGAAGGTTCGAAAATTTTATGATGATATAGAAAAGACGGCTTCCAGCAAGGGATATGTTACCACTATCGCTGGCAGAAGAAGACTTTTGCCGGATATAAATTCCAGGAACTCCAACCTTGCTCAGCAGGCCGGAAGAATGGCCATCAACACTGTGGTACAGGGATCTGCCGCAGACGTTATTAAAAAGGCCATGCTTGCTGTGGACAGAGATCCTGAGCTAAGAAGAATGGGAGCTGTTCTGATTTTGCAGATACATGATGAACTGCTCATGGAAGTTGACCAGCAATATGCTGAAGAGGCTGGAGCAAGACTGGCTTATGTCATGAGTAGTGTTGAAAAATTTGATGTACCTTTGGAAGTAGACTGGGGCATTGGTAAAAACTGGGCTGAAGCCCATGAATAAGGAGACATGGTCAGTGGATAAACTAAGACTTTTAACGCCGGGTCCGACTCCCTTGCCGGAAGAGGTGCGTCTAACCCTGGCAAAGGATATGATACATCACCGCAAGCAGGGTTTCAAGGATATAATGTTCAGGGTCCAGAAGGGATTGCAATATCTATTCGGCACAAATCAGCCGATAATGACCCTGACATCATCCGGGACCGGAGCAATGAACGCTGCTGTGACCGGTTTGTTTTCTCCAGGAGAAACTGTGCTGGTAGTGGAAGCAGGAAAGTTCGGTCAACGCTGGTCTGATATTGCTCAGGCGCATAAACTTGAGGTTGTTG
This genomic window from Desulfonatronovibrio magnus contains:
- the polA gene encoding DNA polymerase I — protein: MGYLPWEIRKVLREKLSLKGAPVYLIDGSSFLYRAFYAFPDLKRSDGFPTNAIYIVLRILLRLMREEKPGYAALFMDGKGPTFRNEIFQDYKAQRPKMPEDLSVQIEPLLDAVGYLGFKTYVSNGVEADDLIAGQTETLKKDHPVVIVASDKDLRQLLDDQVVMWDPGGKKEVIMTVSDFKKQTGLTPDQWPDYQALVGDKSDNIPGVPGIGPKSASALLADFPSLETIRDDFENIPANFQKKLKDHLEKIFIYRELTRLKKDSQPEIKAHEIRVQPLDNASLTAFLEKFEFRTLLREAGSLAGRKVEKKSSMLAEGQPFVTRKSGLPDLNSVQCAGIVPEGKLLLVGVDSEEWELNSRDQSDFSGIKKYVFSLKELARIDSEWLESPVSEFFDISLAAYLLNTEAREYDYKHIYRAYSQEISVHKDNKAQAALQLGLLLQKRIADADLLPLLEKLEMPLIPVLLKMERAGIGIDLKEFSEFLEMVKEKLDKLTRDIFAQAGKMFNIRSTQQTATVLFEDLALKPRRKTPGGAYSTSNVVLEAMKGDHPIIELILQYRTFEKLRSTYLEPLPGKVGKDGRLHTTFNQLATATGRLSSSNPNLQNIPIRGEFGPKTRSCFVARAGQMLVSADYSQIELRILAHMSQDPNLLQSFARKEDIHTRTAGLLFEKDIADVNSDERRKAKTINFGLLYGMGPQKMSRELLISLDEAKKFIKIYFSKLEKVRKFYDDIEKTASSKGYVTTIAGRRRLLPDINSRNSNLAQQAGRMAINTVVQGSAADVIKKAMLAVDRDPELRRMGAVLILQIHDELLMEVDQQYAEEAGARLAYVMSSVEKFDVPLEVDWGIGKNWAEAHE